Below is a genomic region from Clostridiales bacterium.
AACAAGATAAGCCACAGGGGTAAGGCCCTTAGGGCTTTAAAAGAAAAATTGAAGATTGCCTGTTCAACTAATTAATCAGGCTGATTTCAAGCGATTATTTATATAATAATTGGCAGCTTACAGGGGGTAAATATTTTGAGAATAGGGGTATTCAGCGATACTCATGGTGATACTTATGCTTTAAAAAAGGCCATCGAAAAAACAGGCGAAGCCGACCTTTTAATCCATTTAGGCGATTACTGCAGGGATGCCGAAAGCGTATCAAAAGAGTTAAAAAGAGAAATAATATGTGTAAAGGGCAATTGCGATTTTAACCCGTATGTCAAAACGGATAAAATAATTACGGTGGAGGGTAAAAGGATATTGCTCACCCATGGGCATAAATACAGCGTCAAGTATGATTACACGGACATTTGCTTCAAGGCAATAGAGGAAAAGGTAGATGCTGTTTTTTTCGGACACACGCATTTTGCCGAAGCTTTTGAAAAGGATAATATACTTTTTTTAAATCCGGGAAGTTTATCGCTTCCAAAAGGCGATGCGGAAACATATGCTGTTGTTACGATAGATAGCGGCTTAATCGTGCCGAGCATTCAGGAACTTTAGATTTTTTATATTATTGGTATTGACCTGATTTAAAAATTCATGTATACTATATTTTGTTGTCAAGAAATCGGGGTGTGGCGCAGATGGGAGCGCGCGTGGTTTGGGACCATGAGGTCGCAGGTTCAATCCCTGTCACCCCGACCAGGTTGATAATATTGCGGGTGTAGCTCAATGGTAGAGTTCCAGCCTTCCAAGCTGGATACGTGGGTTCAATTCCCATCACCCGCTCCATGCGCCTGTAGCTCAGTTGGATAGAGCAACGGACTTCTAATCCGTGTGTCGGACGTTCGAGTCGTCTCAGGCGCACCATAATATGGTGGGTGTAGTTCAGTTGGCTAGAGCGCCAGGTTGTGGCCCTGGAGGCCGTGGGTTCGAGTCCCACTACCCACCCCAATTATTATTTTGGGATGTAGCCAAGTCGGTAAGGCACGGGACTTTGACTCCCGCATTTCGTAGGTTCGAGTCCTGCCATCCCAGCCATTATGAGCCACTAGCTCAGTCGGTAGAGCACATGACTTTTAATCATGGTGTCCGGGGTTCGATTCCCCGGTGGCTCACCAATTTTATACTGTTTTGTTTGCGGGCGTGGCGGAATTGGCAGACGCGCTAGACTTAGGATCTAGTACCATGTGTGTGGGGGTTCAAGTCCCTTCGCCCGCACCATTGTTGTTTTTTAGAATATGCTGTTATTCATTGACGATGCGGGAGTGGCTCAGTTGGTAG
It encodes:
- a CDS encoding metallophosphoesterase, producing the protein MRIGVFSDTHGDTYALKKAIEKTGEADLLIHLGDYCRDAESVSKELKREIICVKGNCDFNPYVKTDKIITVEGKRILLTHGHKYSVKYDYTDICFKAIEEKVDAVFFGHTHFAEAFEKDNILFLNPGSLSLPKGDAETYAVVTIDSGLIVPSIQEL